Genomic segment of Desulfocurvibacter africanus subsp. africanus DSM 2603:
AACTGTCGGCCATGTCCGAGGAATTTCTGCGCGATTGCGCCCTGGAGTTTCACGAACGCCTGGAGCCGGGTTCGTTTATCGTCCTCTGCGCGGCTCCTGAATCCTGCCGCGAGGAGTTTCCCGCCTCACTGGCCGCTTTCCGCCTGCACCTGAAGGGTGCGCTCAAGCGGGAGTCGCTACGCCTGTCTGGTCAGGTCCTGGATGTGCTCACGGGCTGCGCGCGCCTGTCGTTGCCACGGCGCGGCTCGCTGGAGGGCGCGATATACGCGGCCCTGTGCGACGCCCAGCGCACGGCGCGCGGCCAACTCGACGGCAGCAAGCTGGCGCTTATGGGCGAGTTCCGGGAGCTTATCGAAGGCCAGCGCCTGGGCGCGGTGTACCAGCCCATCGTGAACCTTTCCTCGGGCGCGATCGATGCCTGGGAAGCCCTGACTCGTGGGCCCAAGGACAGCCATTTTCACTCCCCGTCGGTGCTCTTCGACTTTGCCGAGGAAGTGGGCCAGGTCTTTCAACTGGAGCGTTCCTGCCGCGAAGCGGCCATTCGCGGTCTGGACGGCCTTGGGCCCGAGCAGAAGCTCTTCCTGAACATCCATCCGCGCACGCTCGTTTCGCCCGACTTCTCGCCCGGCGAGACGCTCGGCCTGCTGGAAAAGCAAGGCATGTCTCCGCGCCAGGTGGTCTTCGAGATCACCGAGCGCCACTGCGTCAAGGATTTTACGCTATTTCATCGCACCCTGGAGCACTACCGGGGTCAGGGCTATCAGGTGGCCGTGGACGACGTGGGCACGGGCTACTCGGGACTGTGGTCCATCGCCGAAATTCGCCCGGATTACCTGAAGATTGACATGTCGCTGGTGCGCAACATCGACACCAACCCGGTCAAGCGCGCCCTACTGGAAACCTTCGTGGCCTTCGCGGACAAGATCGGCTGCCGGCTCATAGCTGAGGGCGTGGAAACTCCCGCCGAGCTGTCCACGCTCATGCACATGGGCGTGCACTACGGCCAGGGCTATCACCTCGCCCGGCCCGCCCAGCCCAAGCCCTTGAGTATCGCGGTCTTGCCCCGACGCGGCGTGTCGCGTGGGGTGCTGGCCAGCCTGGAGCTCAAGTGCTCCCTGCCGTTGCGCGATGTCGCCGAGCCGGCCCAGACCGTGACGCCGGACTCGCCCGTGCACGAGGTCCGACAGCTCCTGCACGGCAGCGAAGCCATCAGCGCCGTGGTCGTGGTGGATGGGGAGCTGCCCAAGGGGCTGGTCATGAGCCATCACCTGGACCGGGCCCTGAGCACGCCATATGGCCTGTCGCTCTACTCGCACCGCGACGTGACGCGCATCATGGACCCCACGCCCCTGGCCGCCGAGGCGGACACGCCCGTGGAAGTCGTGGCCCGCAAGGCCATGAGCCGGGAGAAGTTCAAGATCTACGACCACATCATCGTCACGGAACGCGGGCGCTATGTGGGCATCGCCTCGGTGCAGCGCATCCTGGACACCCTGGCCCTGGTGCAGGTGGAGATGGCCAAGGGAGCCAATCCGCTCACGGGCCTGCCGGGCAACGTGAGCATAGAGCGCGAGTTGGAAGCGCGCTCGGCAGCGGGCGGGACATTCAGCATCGTCTACGCCGATCTGGACAACTTCAAGGCCTTTAACGACACCTATGGCTTTCCCGAGGGCGACAAGGTGATCCTGCTCTTGTCGCGCATCACGGCCTGGGCCATGCGCCGACACGGCGCGAGCGGCGACTTCCTGGGCCACGTGGGCGGCGACGACTTCGTGCTGGTGACCCGGCCCGAGAAGGCCGAGCGCGTCTGCAAGGCCGTGGCCCGCTGCTTCGGCCGCCATGTGCGCCGACACTACCCGAGCGACGATCGCGAGCGCGGCTACGTCACGGCCAAGGACCGCTCGGGGCGCATAACCGACTTTCCCCTGGTCAGCGTATCCCTGGCCATTGTGGACTGCCTGGGCCAGTGCAGCCTGGATTCCATCGGCCGTCGCGCGGCGGAAATGAAGAATTTCGCCAAGACCCTGCCCGGCAACTCGTGGGCGCGTGACCGGCGCTCGCCATTGGGCTGCGGGGAGAAGAATGAAGAGGCGGCAGTCGCGGAAAGCTAGAGCGATACGGCCCTAAAACGCGGGGTCCAGGGCGTCGTTACGCCCTGGCGGGAGTGGGTCCGGGAGAGGGCAGAGCCCTTTCCCGGCTCTTATTTTTTATCCTAGATCAACCCTGGCTGCCCGCGCTCGGCCGGCTCCAAACGCTCCAGGAGCGCGCCGAAACGCTCGCCGCGACGGGCTTGGTCCAGGTGAAGCGTCAGGCAGCGCACGGCCAGGGCCACGGCTTCGCTTTCGGTGAGCAGATCGGGCAACTCCTGCGCGAGCCTCGGATGTCTGCCCAAACGGCCGCCGAGCATGGCGCGCCAGCCCGTGCCTTTCACGGCCAGGCTGTCGGAAGGGCAGACCTTGGCGCAGGCTCCGCAGCGCACACAGAGTACTTCATCTAGGATCGGCCCCTGCGCGTCCAGACTGACGGCATTCTCGCGACATGCTTCCAGACACGCGCCGCATTGGTGGCACGGTTCGGGCGTGACGACGACCTCGGCCGCGCCGATGAAGCCGATGTCGGCGATCTGCGGCCGCGAGCAGCCGTTGGGGCAGCAGGACAGGGAGACGCGGAAGCAGTCGTGAGCCCGGATCACTCCGGCAGGCCCCAGCTTGGCCTTGATGCGCTCGGCCGGTGACAGCGCCTCAAGAGCCTGCCGCAGTCCGCGAGCGAGCTTCGCCCCGTCCACGGCCCTGTGGGGACAGGCCTGCACACCCCTGCAGGCCTCGATCACGAATCCTTTGGACCAGTCCTCACGCTGCATGGCTTTCCTCCTGAACGTGCATAACGCATGCGTGTCCAGAGGGACGTGACGCACATCACGGACAATGTCCATGCCCGGTGCGGCTACGAACGTGGCGGCCTGGGCGCTGGGCGGGGATTTCCGGTCAAGCCATGGCCGTGCGGTACAGATGAACGAGGGTCCGGACCTTGTCCTTGTTGCCCATGAAGGCCTGGACCACTTCTGGGTCGAACTGGCTCCCGCTGCAGCGCTCGATTTCGCTCGCGGCTTCGTCGAACTCCAGAGGCGGACGGTACGGCCGGGCCTGGAGCATGGCCGAAAGGCTGTCCGCCAGGGTGATGATGCGCGCGCCCAAGGGGATGCTCTGCCCGCGCAGGCCGTGCGGGTAGCCCTGGCCGTCGAAGCGCTCGTGATGGTGCAGGACCATTTCCATGATGCCCGAGTCGCGCAGGCAGTCCAGGGGTCTGAGAATGTCCGCGCCGATGCCGGGGTGGGCTTTGATGAGCAGACACTCGTCAGGAGCCAGCTTCCCGGGCTTGCGCAGCACCACATCGGGCACTCCGATCTTGCCCAGGTCGTGCAGGTGGCCGGCTACGTGGATGAGATCCGCGCTGGCGGGCGGCAAACCCATGGACAATGCCAGGGTCTGGGTTACCACGGCCACCTCCTCGGAGTGGGCCAGGGTGTACGGGTCCTTGGCGTCCACGGCGTTGCCCAGGGATTCGGCCAACTGATGGATCAGGGTGGTTACGGTGACGGGGCAGCTCACGGCGCATGCGGCGGCAACCTTTGCATTCAGCAGCCCGGATGTTCGCGCTTTCGCGGATCTGGTGCTTTGCAGGGCGTTGAGCTGACTCGCATAGACATTCTTCAGCATGGACTTCTCCGCGTATGTCGCAAGTAGGGCGCGTCGCGTTGCGGATTGGCCTGCACGCGGCTCGCAAAACAGGATTGAAAGCCGGAAAGTCAACGGTATATAAATGATATTGATTTTCAATGTCAATACAGGCGGATGCCCTTCCCGTGCGACGAGGAAGAATATCGTCATGGAGGTAGAGCATGACTGATTCATTTGTATTTTAGAAGAATTATGGATATCCAGGACGCATCCTCTGAACATTGACCATGCACGAGCACCACGCGCAAACATGATCGCCACCATCGCCACATCCGCCCTCATGGGCATCGACGCCTTGCCCGTGGCCCTGGAGATAGACTTCTCCAGGCAGGGCCTGCCGGCATTCGTCATGGTCGGGCTGGCCGAGGGCGCGGTGCGCGAGGCCAAGGAGCGAGCCTTCTCGGCCCTCAAGAGTTCGGGCTACAAGCTCCCGCCCGCGCGCATCACCGTGAACCTGGCCCCGGCCGACGTGCGCAAGGAAGGCAGCGCCTACGACCTGCCCCTGGCCGTGGGCCTCATGGCCGCGGCGGGCATCATCCCGACCGAGGCGCTGCACGGCTGGCACCTGGCAGGCGAGCTTTCCCTCACGGGCGGACTCAAACCCGTGCACGGCGCGCTGTCCATGGCCGCCCTGGCCCGTGCCAAGGACGCCAAGGGGCTCATCCTGCCCCAGGCCAACGCGGCCGAGGCTTCCGTGGTCGAGGGGCTGCCGGTGTACGGGGCCGCGTCCCTGGCCCAGGTGGTCGGCCATCTGCTCGGGCACGAGGAATTGTCCCCGTGCGTGTGCGACCTGCAGGCCTTGTGGCGCGAGCACGAGCGCTTTCTGCTGGATTTCTCGGAGGTCAAGGGACAGGAGCACGCCAAGCGGGCCATCGAGATCGCGGCGGCCGGAAATCACAATCTTTTGTTTCTCGGCCCGCCAGGCAGCGGCAAGACCATGCTGGCCCGGCGCATCCCCACGGTGCTGCCGCCGTTGTCCTTCGGGGAGGCCCTGGAGGTCACCAAGGTTTACTCCGTGTCGGGCAGCCTGCCGCCGGACACGCCGCTCATGGTCACGCGGCCCTTCCGTTCGCCGCACCACACCATCTCCGACGCCGGGCTCATCGGCGGCGGCCACTACCCAAGGCCGGGGGAGGTTTCGCTCGCGCATTGCGGCGTGCTCTTCTTGGACGAGCTGCCCGAGTTCAAGAAGCACGTGCTGGAGGTCCTGCGCCAGCCCCTGGAAGATGGCCAGGTGACCATTTCCCGCGCGGCCATATCCCTGTGCTACCCGGCCAGCCTGATGCTCGTCGCGGCGATGAACCCGTGCCCTTGCGGCTATCTGGGCGACGAGCGCCACGCCTGCTCGTGCTCGGACATGGCCGTGCAGCGCTACCGCTCCCGGCTGTCCGGTCCCCTGTTGGACCGCATCGACCTGCACGTGGAGGTTCCGGCCGTGGACTACAAGGAGTTGCGCGCCGTGGGTCAGGGCTCGGATTCGGCGTCCATGCGCGAGCGCATCCTGGCCGCCCGCAAGGTGCAGGCCGAGCGCTACGCGGGCCTGCCGCTTTTGACCAACAGTCAACTCTCGGGCCGGCTCCTGGAGCGCTTCTGCCATTTGGGCGAAGCCGAGCACGCCTTCCTGGAACAGGCCGTGCGCCGTCTGGGCCTGTCGGCGCGGGCCTTCACGCGCATTCTGCGTATCGGCCGCACCATCGCCGATCTGGCCGGTGTCGAGCGGCTGGAAGTCGCCCACCTGGCCGAGGCCATCAACTACCGCAGCATGGACAGACAGGTGACGAGTTAGGCGGGGTAACAGAAACACGCGCCGAACCGACCTGCCAGGGCAGAGTCGTATCCCTGGGCGTTGCCGCACGTATTCTCGTAAGTCTCGGCATCCTTTTCAGGTAAGGGCAGGCGCGCTGACGGTCCACGCGCGGCTGTTCAGTCGAGCGGAAAGGCCAGAGTGAATGTGGCGCCGCATGCGTTTTGCGCCTGGAAGGTGCCGCGAATCTGTCTTGCCAGGCCGAGCACGAGCTGCATGCCCAGGGTTTCAGAGCTTCCGAGATCGAAGTCCGGCGGAAGGCCGGGTCCATTATCGGCGACGATCACGGTCAGGATGCTCCCGTCCAAGTGGGCTCCCACCCGAAGCTCACCCTCCTGGCACTCCCTGAAGCCATGCTTCACGGCATTGGTGACGAGTTCGTTGATGATCAAGCCGAACGGCACAGCCTTCTCGATGGACAGCTCCACCTCCTCCAACTGAAGCATGCAGGCCGGGCCGTTTTCCTTGCTTGCGGGATTGGCCAGCCGGGGAACGATCTTCTCCAGGTATTTCTTCAAGCTGACCCGCGAGAAGTCGCCCGCGCTGTATAGCTCCTCGTGCACGAGGGCCATGGCCGCGATGCGGTTGCGGCTCTCCAGGAACAGATCCAGGGCCCATTGATCGAGGACCTTGCTCGACTGAAGGCTGAGCAGGCTCGAAATGATCTGCAGGTTGTTCTTGACCCGGTGGTGCACTTCCCTGAGCAGTATCTCCTTTTCCTTGAGCGACGCGCGCAGGCGCTCCTCGCGCTGCTCGCGTTCATGGAGGAGCCTGGCTTGCAGCAGGTTCTGGTAGGCCAGCAGGGACAGCTTGTTGGCGAGCACGAACATGGCCTGAGCGATCTTTTCCAGGCGCTTTTGGGACATGATCGGGACTTCCCGCAGGGCCTGCGCGAATTCCTCTTCGTCGGCCCCAATGGTCTGGGCATAATCGAGCAGTCGGCGTTCGTCCTGCCCTTCGGTCCTGACCTGACCGATCAGCCAGTTGGCCACATGCTTGCCGCCCACGGTGATGCTTGCCCCTGCGTCCCACAAACCACCGCTCAGACAGGGTTGAATGATGGGGCCGCCTGGGTTTTGCCGGCCGATCACCGAGTCCGAATGGAAGCAATTGGCGCGGCCTTTTTCGGTGTTCCTGATGATGTCCTTGCACAGGCGGCAGAAATTGCTCGGCTTGGTGATCGGCGTGCCTTCCGGCGTGGTGATGACCGAGGCGACGCCCGAGATATCACTGAAGGCATCCTGCACCCGCTGGAGATCTTCGAGGTCGAGCAGGGCTTCGAAGGTGATCGCCTTGTCGTCCGACGGTTGTGTCAGAGTCATGAGCCGCTTGCGCAGGTCTTCCTCGGCCTGTCTGGACTCGGTAACGTCCCTGGTGATCCCGACGACGAACTTCTCACCGAATGGATCGACATACAGGCTTTTTTTGGTCTGCCATGTCCGCAGCCGGCCCCCGACGTCGGGGACTATTTGCTCGAATATCTGAGGCAAGCCGGTGCTGAGGACCAGCTCATCCATTTTCCAGAAGATCTCAGCTAAAGGCTCGGGAAAAAAGTCGCTTACCGTGTAGCCCAGGAGCTCCTCGCGCCGCCTGCCGGTCAGAGAACACTCGGCCGCGTTGGCCAGCACGAGCCGGTGCTTGCTGTCTTTGACAAAGATCGGATCTCCGACTGCATCAAGAACTTTTTCCAGGAAATCCTTGGCCTTGATTAACTCATCTTGAGTCTGTCCACAGCCGTCGATATCCGGAAGCTCGCCCTGCGCGTTCAGCCAATCGTGGATTTCGGCCGCGAATTCGCTTTTCTCTCCTGTAATCTGTCCGCCATGAAAGCTCATGCCACGGAACGTACCAGCCAGGGTCGCATAACGTTCCTTCTCTGCGGTGAGTTCACTGATCTTCGCTTCAGCTTGCCTCAATGCCGCTAGAAGCTGTTTCCGCGTTCGACAATCCTTGCACATGCGGAACCTTTTGCGTGAGTGCCTACTGAATTTGCATGCCAATTTAATTCCCATGGGAACAGTATAATGGCCTTTAGGTGCCATCAATCAAAAAATGCATCATCTGGTAGCAAGAAGAAAGTTTTGCAGGGTTTTGGTAATGCATTCCATATGCCATGGGTGACTAAACTCTGAGGGGCGAGGCTTTCCCAAGGTCTGAGGATTTGTCCCGGGGGAGATTGTCGGGAGGATCGTATTGCAATATCCAAAAAATCAGAAAACGGCCGAAGGACTTCGCAATCGGTTTGGCAGCAATTCCAAATGATTACTCATAAGAGACAAACAGAGGGGAGAAGCTGCAGTAATTTTACCAGTAAGGGCGATCGGAAGCGTGGGCAGCGAAGTCGCCATACGGTTCTCAGCAACGGGATGCGGATGCGCGCGGTTACGCGTGACTTGCGGAAGGGCGGCTCCTCCAGGCAAGGCTAGTCTGCCAGAGTTCCGGCCGCCTCGGAGAGAAAAACCATTGCTCAACGCACTCGCTTTTCTGCTATAAACAATCGTGGGGTTTCGGCGTGCCGGATCGGCGGAACGTATTCGGCGCGCCTCGGAGACGGGTACTTGCGGCGGGGGCAACGTAACGGGCGGCGCATGCCGGCCGCCGGGAGCAGCGCCGCATGACAGGGCAGAGGACTTATAAGGTGGGCATTTCCGGCTCGTACGGCGGGCTGAACATGGGCGACGAGGCCATCCTCCAGTCCATCGTCGCGCAACTGCGGGCATCGCTGTCCGTGGAGATCACGGTCTTTTCGCGCAACCCCGAAGACACCCTGCGCCGCCAGCGCGTGGACGAGGCCGTGCCCGTGCGCGAGATGACCCGCGGCGAGGCCTGCCGGGTGATGAGCGGCCTGGACCTGTTCATTCTCGGCGGAGGCGGCATCCTGTTCGATACCGAAGCCGAGATATTTCTGCGCGAGGTGCAGGTCGCCCACGAGATGGGCGTGCCGGTCATGATCTACGCCGTAAGCGCCGGGCCGCTCAAGACTCGCTCGGCTCAGCAGCTCGTGCGCGAGGCCCTGAACCAGGCCAGGCTGATCACCGTGCGCGAACGCGGGGCCAAGCGCACTCTGGAACACACGGGCGTGGAGCATGAGATCATCGTCACGGCCGATCCCGCGCTGCTGCTTGAGCCCGAGCCATTGCCCGAGGGCGAGCTGGGGCGCATCGGCCTGGAAGACGGCCCCTGCGTGGTGGGCATGTCCGTGCGCGAGCCGGGCCCGGCAGCGCCGGACATCGACCACGACTTCTACCATGCCCTGCTGGCGGACGCCGCGGACTTCATCATAGACCGCTACGACGCCCAGGTGGTCTTCGTGCCCATGGAACAGCGTGTACTCGACATGCAGCACTCCCACGCCGTGGTCTCCAAGATGCTGCGGCCGCAGCGGGCCTCGGTTCTCAAAGGCGAGTATTCACCCGGACAGATCATGACCATCATGAAGCAATTCACCTTCGCCGTGGGCATGCGTCTGCATTTCCTGATTTTTGCAGCCTTGCAGGGCGTACCTTTCGTGGCCTTGCCCTATTCGGCCAAGGTCCAGGACTTCCTGAGCGAGCTGCACATAGAGACGCCGCCGATCAAGCTCGTTAACGCGGGACGGCTCATCGCACACATCGACCATAACTGGGATCACCGTGAGGAGCTGCGCGAGCACATCAAGAGCACGTTGCCCGAGCTTCAGGAGCGTGCCAGGGAAAACAACCGGCTGCTCGTGGAGCTTGCCCGGTCGCTGCCGGAGAGCAGGGACCAGGACCGCCAGGCCCAGCGTTGCGCCATTTAACATTTCAGGGGGAGATTCATGCCGCCGCTCGCACGTCCAGCATCCGTCACGCACGTCAGCCTGCCGCCTCGCCAGGCCATGGTCGCGGCCGACACGGAAGTCCTGGTGGTCGGAGGCGGCCCTTCCGGCCTGGGCGCTGCCCTGGGAGCGGCCAGCGCCGGGGCCGATGTGGTCCTGGCCGAACGCTATGGTTTTCTGGGCGGCAATGCCACGGCGGCACTGGTCACGCTATGGTCCTCGGACCGCACCCAGCGCCAAATGACTACCCTGCCGGGCGCCACGACCTTCTTCCCCACGGACCACGGCCCGGGCGAGCAGGTCTTCGCCGGCTGGCCTTCCCGACTCGTGGAACGGCTCGTACGCGAGGGCGGGGCCATCGCGCCTTCGCTCGCAACCGGCTACACCGTGCCTTTCGATCCCGAGGTCTTCAAGATCGTGGCCCAGGACATGCTCGATGAAGCGGGCGTGAGGCTCCTGCTACACGCCTTTGCCAGCGGCGTGTGGCGCAAGGAGGAAACCGACCGGCTCGGGGGCGTGGTCTTCGAGACCAAGGCCGGCCCGATGGTGGTGCGCGCCAAGACAGTCGTTGACTGCACGGGGGACGGCGACATCGCAGCCATGGCTGGCGCGCGCTATCAAACCGGGCGCAAGGAGGACGGCCTGGTTCAGCCCATGACGCTCATGTTCCGCCTGGCCGAGTTCGAGCGGATTGCCTTTGATAACTACGTCAAGGCGCACCCGGGCCAGTGGCGCGGCGTGCATGGCCTGTGGGAACTCGTCGAGCAGGCCGCCAGGGCCGGAGATCTGGATCTGCCGCGCGAGGACATCCTGTTTTTCGGCACACCGCACGAACGCGAGTTGCTGGTTAATTCCACGCGCGTGGTCAACGTGCATGGAACCAACGTCTTCGATCTGACCCGCGCCGAGATGGAAGGCCGGCGGCAGATGCGTATGATCACGACCTTTTTCCGCCGCTACGTGCCGGGCTTCGAGCGCGCCTACATCCTGCAGAGCGCGCCCATGGTCGGCGTGCGCGAGGGTCGGCGCATCCGGGGCGACTACCAGCTCACGGGCGAAGACATCCTTTCGGCGCGCAAGTTCCCGGACGCCGTGGCGCGCGGCACCTACCCCATCGACATCCATAGCCCCACCGGCAAGGGCACGACGCTCAAGCGCGTACCCGCGGGCGAGGCCTATGACATCCCCCTGCGTTGCCTCCTGCCGGAGGGCGTGGACAACCTGCTCATGGCCGGGCGCTGCATATCGGGCACGCACGTGGCCCACTCGTCCTACCGGGTCATGCCCATCGCCATGGCCACGGGCCATGCCGCCGGCGTGTGCGCGGCCCTGGCCGCCAGAGAACTCAAATCTCCACGCTTCGTGCCGGCAGGCGCCGTGCAGGCCGAATTGGCCAGGCAGGGAGCAGCGCTGGACATCAAGTCAGACAGGGAGATTGTGGCCGAGCCCTGAATCAGCCAGACATTAAAGCATTTTGCATTTCAGACGCTCCCTTCGGCGTTGACGGCGGAATTACATTCCGCCTACGCCTGCGGGGCGGCAAGCCATGCCGACGCATGGCTTGCAGAGCATTTTCAAAAGCAAAATGCTCTATACGCTCTTTGCCCGCTACCGTGCTTACAGGGCAGAGGCTGAGAGCGTTCGGCGTCCGCCAAGCGCCTGGAATTCCTTGTGCGGACGAGCAGAGCCTGGTTATATTCCACGATGACGATCCGGATTTGAGCGGAAAGGACATGCCTTGCCCCGCGCGGCGATGTCGGATACCACCGCACAGGACCACGGGAGCATCCATGCGCCTGACGCAGTTGATCAATCGCCTCGCCCCGGCCCCCCAGGCCTACGCCAGCATCTACGATGTCTGTGAGCCCGTGCTGCGCCCGGAGGAACCCCTGGCCGAGCCCGGCAAGCACCTCCGGCTCCTGTACCGCAAGTCCTTGCGCCATCCGCTGCTGCGCCTGTTCGTGCTGCGCGGCTGCCGTCATCCGTTGCTGCCCATGGCCCGCATAGGCCGCTATCATGAAATGCTGCGCAAGGCGCTGAACGCCACGCCCGTGCATTGGCGCAACCGCGTCTGGGTGCGCGAGACGTTCGCGCCCCTGGCCGAGCTGCTGGACAAGGTCGTTCCGCCGCGCTGGCAGCTGCGCGAAACCATGGCCGCTCCCCGCGCGGACATGTCCCGCGCTGAGCTGGACGAGACCCTGAATTGCCTTGCGCGTCACGTTTTTCGCGTGTGGGACAAGGACAAACAGGATCCCTGGTTTCCGGTGCACGCCCAGGCTTCCCTGTCGGGCGACGACACCCTGAGCGGCGAGGCATTTCTGGACATCCTCGCCGGCCTGGGCTCCTTTGAACAGCAGAACGCCACGCTGCTCTTCGCCTTGCTGCGCTGCTTCCTCATGGCCTGTCCGGCCAAACTGCGCCTCATGCGCAAGCCCTACAAGGGCTTGGCCGAGCCTCTGCGCAAGCTTGGGCGCATCACTCACCGCACGGCCTTCTACGATGCGATCTTTTTCGAGCTGCTGTACACGCGCGCGGTCAAGAACCATGTGCATCCCGAGGAGTTCCGCAAGATCGCGGCCGTGCTCGAAAGCCTGGTGCGCTACATCGTGGTCACGAGCAGCGAGGAACTCGTCTCGCCCACGGGCGGAATCCGCCATCCGGCCATTACCTGTCTGCCTGTTGGGTCGCGCGGGCAGCCGCTGTGCAAGCTCTCGCGCCGCCACTGGAGACTCAAGCGCAAGCTCGGCTTCGGCGATTACGTGCCCGATGTGGATACGACATTTCTGGCTCTGTCCATGGCCCGCAAGTGGCTGCTCTTTTTACGCAACTTTGGCCTGCAGGCCGATCCAGAACTCAAGTCGGCCTGCGAGCGTTTCCTGAACCATCCCTGGATCGAGATCATCAGCGAGTACCAGGTGGGCTCGGGCCACGCCACCAACCCGCCCACCAACAAGGCCACGCGGCCCTTGGACTATTTCGGCGCGGTGCCCCTGTGGTTCGACAAGCCATTCCGCAAGGCCGACGGCAGCGTGGTGCGCGAGGCCCTGGGCAACGAGATCTGCCCGGGCCACAACATGGACATCCTCGAGGCCATCCTGGTCAACCGTCATGCTTGGCGTGCCCTGTCCGGCCAGAATCTGGAAACCGTGCACCGCTTCATCGAGTTCCACCACCGGGCCTTCAAGAGCGGCAACTTTCGCCGTGAATCGGCCGTGCGCTTCTACCTGCCTCCGACCTATGTGCACTACGCCGGCCGGGTCTGGGACGTGTTCAAGGCCATTCCCGAGGAGGAGAAGGCCGTGCTCGATCCCGAAGGCAAGCTGGCCGAAATCCGCAAGATCGGCCTGGACTACTGCCGCCGCGAACTGCTGGGCCGCACGGTGAATCCCTTCGATGCCGCCCAGGCCGTGCTGGCCCTGGTTCTTCTGGAGCACGAGCCCCGGCGTGACGGGCTCATCGCCTATGGCCTGTCCGTCATGCGACAGGCCTTGGGCGAGGGGCTGCGTCATCCATACCGGGCCTATGAATGGACCCTGGTGCGCACACCCACGCGCATCATCGTCGGCAGCGAGGTCGCCACATCCCTCTTCGTGCTGGGAGCCTTCGCCGAGGCCCGGCGTTATCTTTACGGCCACGAGCGCGTGGACCTGCCCCTGCCCAAGCCAGCAGCCCAGATTCGAAGCTGAGTGCGCAAGAGCTGGGAAGGGCTTTGCCTGCCAGAGCGGCTCGCTCCTCCCCAGACCCCACCACCAGGGAGCATGGGCCCCGGGACTCCGCATTTCATGTGAGTATCGCTTTAGGGCAGATTGTTTTTAAGACGTCCGCTCCGGCGTTGATGGCGCAAGTGAATTGCGCCTACGCCTACGCGGCGGCAAGCCATGCCGACGCATGGCTT
This window contains:
- a CDS encoding polysaccharide pyruvyl transferase family protein — its product is MTGQRTYKVGISGSYGGLNMGDEAILQSIVAQLRASLSVEITVFSRNPEDTLRRQRVDEAVPVREMTRGEACRVMSGLDLFILGGGGILFDTEAEIFLREVQVAHEMGVPVMIYAVSAGPLKTRSAQQLVREALNQARLITVRERGAKRTLEHTGVEHEIIVTADPALLLEPEPLPEGELGRIGLEDGPCVVGMSVREPGPAAPDIDHDFYHALLADAADFIIDRYDAQVVFVPMEQRVLDMQHSHAVVSKMLRPQRASVLKGEYSPGQIMTIMKQFTFAVGMRLHFLIFAALQGVPFVALPYSAKVQDFLSELHIETPPIKLVNAGRLIAHIDHNWDHREELREHIKSTLPELQERARENNRLLVELARSLPESRDQDRQAQRCAI
- a CDS encoding FAD-dependent oxidoreductase encodes the protein MPPLARPASVTHVSLPPRQAMVAADTEVLVVGGGPSGLGAALGAASAGADVVLAERYGFLGGNATAALVTLWSSDRTQRQMTTLPGATTFFPTDHGPGEQVFAGWPSRLVERLVREGGAIAPSLATGYTVPFDPEVFKIVAQDMLDEAGVRLLLHAFASGVWRKEETDRLGGVVFETKAGPMVVRAKTVVDCTGDGDIAAMAGARYQTGRKEDGLVQPMTLMFRLAEFERIAFDNYVKAHPGQWRGVHGLWELVEQAARAGDLDLPREDILFFGTPHERELLVNSTRVVNVHGTNVFDLTRAEMEGRRQMRMITTFFRRYVPGFERAYILQSAPMVGVREGRRIRGDYQLTGEDILSARKFPDAVARGTYPIDIHSPTGKGTTLKRVPAGEAYDIPLRCLLPEGVDNLLMAGRCISGTHVAHSSYRVMPIAMATGHAAGVCAALAARELKSPRFVPAGAVQAELARQGAALDIKSDREIVAEP